One genomic window of Magnolia sinica isolate HGM2019 chromosome 3, MsV1, whole genome shotgun sequence includes the following:
- the LOC131240098 gene encoding protein TIME FOR COFFEE-like isoform X3 translates to MERNRESRRGTAAVSGSFSSSRRRSRGNVFRESHGVSEVEDGGNDPVVRDRSNGNDRSRRRRRLSSSNESFRVDQDDVADGSSDESLDEEHEEEDEMVPRTGGSLRQASRGKSQWKGSDEVIGVSVPRKARSASAKRLQDSFPAVRQSSSSSPARTSAASVSPPPSNASMRAGKRMKPVTMKTKPMKTSKVSISESEVEVEVAQVLYGLTRLQSHPSPAKPEIFQTSSPKLDLKHNSSNEASVSVVSKASSPVSSPVSPPSSQPLVLPQHSSPVAAPTLMAPKRKKPKPVSLEDSSDPTTLMACSSKSSGSTNAGNPISLVAASPVMKMAADKDPQGTKVEVLSAEGDKHAAVSNSDSSKPETSLPVSSTCQTSMPRDPLHPEEKPSSLNPAEAKTVVSPEERVPVSVVPTTAEERILDADCKLSIDQNQQITQKEMSSFSQDLPVPDVKLEAPKIRCSSVSAATEGVKGPRIEIDLMAPPENFCPDDCMTNAVDRSAPLASDYGHRQVIDGTVDKSKGITNIAEKMEVEKASVKQDHSILSEVKIQVKEAVEEVNLEKQSVNERKTESHHDGHNLDRAGNKQQHFQKLTKSTARQAERTAPPIGIIPTAATPTPMMIPGWHGGLPPFGYLGSSPANPSGVPSVRGAIHMEGNAAIPNAPVVMLPHPRPNRCATHLFIARLIHYQQQLARLNPFWHAAAAAGSAALYGAKPYNMSILPQSDVLLFGGSSIRNPNTLPNSSLGCGSAGSLNGHNLKEKAPNSFADVPRKQPLLPQSAQQGPAFIFPISQSKAGETKPGGLAESAGLLSASGAAAAAVAAAAASANTKFGNIATPTSDPQYLTMLHSNYPFPVPPPYRAHINQQPLQPAAAPFFAGSFYPSQLLQLQSHSLPQTQNPTCSTGSLTSHKQHLRPPHGFPASKPPESHGTELEPPKNSEDGTDGQASLVQKKKLQAQNFPSNYPNLNTNLPQNFPIMAAALGGKLPQQPGDPGFQTIMKGVEVARPVPPGQAMLQALPDVGHNHYQLGNLSKAPAKVPVARDNDKSTESSHPPSMGTAVQQQVMARAKPAVSAASTVMASGGMAYADRMPVVYSSANFPGGPMGLSNMQNPLQWKMQSSQRVAQAGPLGNAILQSPAAVLATSNAGSPAGKVAKLPSTPLNSSQKVMTTGPSVSAQSAQAQSLGKNQQLFFNSEPVHQSGGTALPQKRHAEPNSVAQAVFSGNMNARRAANQHAQPVLTGSGAGSYVVGGGKGAAVLGPLVGGPIAAMAGASYGKSATNLPAKSTEQKPATA, encoded by the exons ATGGAGAGAAATAGGGAGAGTAGAAGAGGAACGGCTGCTGTTTCCGGAAGCTTCTCGTCTTCTCGGCGCAGATCTCGAGGCAACGTGTTTAGGGAGTCTCACG GTGTTTCTGAGGTTGAAGATGGAGGGAACGATCCCGTGGTTAGAGATCGATCCAACGGTAACGATCGATCTAGAAGGAGACGGAGGCTGAGCAGCTCAAACGAGAGCTTCCGTGTTGATCAGGATGACGTTGCAGACGGAAGCTCCGACGAGAGCTTGGATGAAGAGcatgaggaagaagatgagatggTTCCACGCACCGGAGGTTCGTTGCGGCAGGCTAGCAGAGGCAAATCGCAGTGGAAG GGATCGGATGAGGTTATTGGGGTTTCAGTTCCTCGCAAGGCTCGCTCTG CTTCGGCTAAAAGGTTGCAGGATTCATTTCCGGCTGTTCggcagtcttcttcttcttcgcctGCCCGGACTAGTGCCGCATCTGTTTCCCCACCCCCGTCCAATGCTTCAATGAGAGCAGGCAAAAGAATG AAACCTGTAACGATGAAAACAAAGCCCATGAAGACATCAAAA GTCTCAATTTCAGAAAGTGAAGTTGAAGTTGAAGTTGCTCAGGTCTTGTATGGACTCACCAGGCTGCAGTCTCATCCCTCTCCTGCCAAGCCAGAGATCTTTCAAACTTCTTCCCCAAAACTTGATCTGAAGCACAACTCATCAAATGAAGCTTCAGTCTCAGTTGTGTCCAAAGCTTCATCTCCAGTGTCAAGTCCTGTTTCACCCCCATCTTCGCAACCCTTAGTGTTGCCACAACATTCAAGCCCTGTTGCTGCACCAACTCTGATGG CTCCAAAAAGGAAAAAGCCAAAGCCTGTATCGTTAGAAGACAGCAGCGACCCCACTACCTTGATGGCATGTTCTTCCAAGTCCTCTGGAAGCACCAATGCAGGGAACCCTATCAGTTTGGTTGCCGCTTCTCCTGTAATGAAGATGGCAGCAGACAAGGATCCCCAAGGTACAAAAGTGGAGGTTTTATCTGCAGAAGGTGACAAACATGCAGCAGTCAGTAATTCTGATTCTTCCAAACCGGAAACTTCTTTGCCAGTTTCTTCAACCTGTCAGACTTCTATGCCAAGAGATCCTCTCCATCCAGAAGAGAAACCAAGCTCCTTGAATCCTGCTGAGGCAAAAACCGTCGTGTCTCCAGAAGAGAGGGTACCTGTAAGTGTTGTCCCGACAACAGCAGAAGAAAGAATTTTAGATGCCGACTGCAAATTATCCATtgatcaaaatcaacaaatcacCCAAAAGGAGATGAGCTCTTTCAGCCAAGATTTGCCTGTTCCAGATGTTAAGCTTGAGGCACCAAAGAT TAGATGTTCTTCAGTTTCTGCTGCTACTGAGGGAGTGAAAGGGCCTAGAATTGAAATCGATCTGATG GCACCTCCTGAAAATTTCTGTCCTGATGACTGCATGACCAATGCTGTTGATAGAAGTGCCCCTCTTGCATCAGATTACGGGCAT CGCCAAGTCATTGATGGAACTGTTGATAAGAGCAAAGGAATCACCAATATAGCTGAAAAGATGGAGGTAGAGAAAGCATCAGTGAAGCAGGATCACAGCATTCTGTCCGAGGTGAAAATCCAAGTAAAGGAAGCTGTGGAGGAGGTGAACTTGGAGAAACAGTCAGTCAACGAGAGGAAAACTGAATCACATCATGATGGACACAATTTGGATAGGGCTGGTAACAAGCAACAGCACTTTCAGAAACTTACCAAAAGTACAGCAAGACAGGCAGAGAGAACTG CACCACCCATAGGGATCATACCTACTGCTGCAACCCCGACTCCCATGATGATTCCTGGTTGGCATGGAGGTCTTCCTCCATTTGG GTATCTGGGTTCAAGCCCAGCTAATCCTTCTGGAGTGCCATCTGTTCGAGGAGCTATACATATGGAAGGGAATGCTGCCATCCCAAAT GCCCCTGTTGTCATGTTACCACATCCGCGGCCAAATCGTTGTGCAACTCATCTTTTCATTGCTCGTCTTATCCATTACCAGCAACAACTAGCAAGACTCAACCCTTTCTggcatgctgctgctgctgctggctcAGCAGCTCTTTATGGAGCCAAGCCCTATAACATGAGTATCTTGCCCCAGTCAGATGTATTACTGTTTGGTGGCTCTTCTATCAGGAATCCAAACACCCTACCCAACAGTAGTCTTGGATGTGGTTCAGCAGGCAGTCTAAATGGCCACAACCTGAAGGAAAAGGCTCCCAACTCTTTTGCAGATGTGCCAAGAAAGCAGCCATTACTTCCTCAATCAGCACAGCAG GGGCCGGCCTTCATTTTTCCCATCTCCCAGTCTAAAGCAGGGGAAACAAAACCGGGCGGCTTAGCAGAAAGTGCAGGTTTATTGTCCGCCTCTGGAGCAGCAGCTGCAGCTGTGGCTGCTGCTGCCGCTTCTGCAAATACCAAGTTTGGCAACATAGCAACACCAACCTCCGATCCTCAGTACCTCACCATGCTTCACAGTAACTATCCTTTTCCTGTCCCACCACCCTACAGGGCCCATATAAACCAGCAACCGCTGCAGCCAGCAGCAGCTCCTTTCTTTGCTGGCTCTTTCTACCCTTCTCAGCTATTGCAGCTCCAGTCACACTCCCTGCCACAAACTCAAAATCCCACCTGTTCAACTGGGTCATTGACCTCTCATAAGCAGCACCTCCGACCACCGCATGGGTTTCCAGCATCAAAGCCTCCAGAGTCTCATGGCACTGAGCTCGAACCTCCCAAGAACAGTGAGGATGGTACTGATGGTCAAGCCTCGCTTGTTCAGAAGAAGAAGCTCCAGGCCCAGAACTTCCCCAGCAACTACCCAAACTTAAACACAAACTTGCCTCAGAATTTTCCGATCATGGCAGCGGCTCTGGGTGGAAAGCTGCCACAACAGCCTGGTGACCCAGGTTTCCAGACGATCATGAAAGGTGTAGAGGTAGCCAGGCCAGTCCCACCAGGACAAGCAATGCTGCAAGCCTTGCCAGATGTTGGGCATAACCATTATCAGCTTGGTAATCTGTCAAAAGCTCCAGCAAAGGTTCCTGTTGCCAGGGACAATGATAAGTCGACTGAGTCTAGCCACCCCCCATCGATGGGAACTGCTGTGCAGCAGCAGGTCATGGCTCGAGCCAAACCAGCTGTTTCTGCTGCCTCAACGGTTATGGCATCAGGGGGGATGGCTTATGCTGACCGGATGCCTGTGGTCTATTCCAGTGCCAATTTTCCAGGAGGGCCGATGGGCTTGTCAAACATGCAGAACCCCCTGCAGTGGAAGATGCAATCTTCTCAGAGAGTGGCTCAAGCAGGCCCTCTTGGAAATGCCATTCTTCAATCACCTGCAGCAGTACTTGCAACCTCCAATGCTGGAAGTCCAGCAGGGAAGGTGGCGAAACTCCCATCCACACCGCTGAATTCAAGCCAGAAAGTGATGACTACTGGGCCGTCTGTTTCAGCTCAGTCAGCTCAGGCTCAGAGCCTGGGTAAGAACCAGCAGCTCTTCTTCAATTCGGAGCCTGTGCACCAGAGTGGTGGCACTGCTTTGCCCCAGAAGCGGCATGCAGAGCCAAATTCCGTAGCACAGGCAGTGTTTTCTGGCAACATGAATGCGAGAAGGGCTGCCAATCAGCATGCACAGCCAGTGCTGACAGGGTCTGGTGCTGGCAGTTATGTTGTGGGTGGTGGGAAGGGTGCTGCTGTCCTTGGTCCTTTGGTTGGTGGCCCTATAGCCGCAATGGCTGGGGCATCCTATGGAAAATCAGCTACAAACTTGCCTGCGAAATCAACTGAACAAAAACCAGCGACAG CTTGA
- the LOC131240098 gene encoding protein TIME FOR COFFEE-like isoform X6 codes for MERNRESRRGTAAVSGSFSSSRRRSRGNVFRESHGVSEVEDGGNDPVVRDRSNGNDRSRRRRRLSSSNESFRVDQDDVADGSSDESLDEEHEEEDEMVPRTGGSLRQASRGKSQWKGSDEVIGVSVPRKARSASAKRLQDSFPAVRQSSSSSPARTSAASVSPPPSNASMRAGKRMKPVTMKTKPMKTSKVSISESEVEVEVAQVLYGLTRLQSHPSPAKPEIFQTSSPKLDLKHNSSNEASVSVVSKASSPVSSPVSPPSSQPLVLPQHSSPVAAPTLMAPKRKKPKPVSLEDSSDPTTLMACSSKSSGSTNAGNPISLVAASPVMKMAADKDPQGTKVEVLSAEGDKHAAVSNSDSSKPETSLPVSSTCQTSMPRDPLHPEEKPSSLNPAEAKTVVSPEERVPVSVVPTTAEERILDADCKLSIDQNQQITQKEMSSFSQDLPVPDVKLEAPKMCVSPHKIRCSSVSAATEGVKGPRIEIDLMAPPENFCPDDCMTNAVDRSAPLASDYGHAPVVMLPHPRPNRCATHLFIARLIHYQQQLARLNPFWHAAAAAGSAALYGAKPYNMSILPQSDVLLFGGSSIRNPNTLPNSSLGCGSAGSLNGHNLKEKAPNSFADVPRKQPLLPQSAQQGPAFIFPISQSKAGETKPGGLAESAGLLSASGAAAAAVAAAAASANTKFGNIATPTSDPQYLTMLHSNYPFPVPPPYRAHINQQPLQPAAAPFFAGSFYPSQLLQLQSHSLPQTQNPTCSTGSLTSHKQHLRPPHGFPASKPPESHGTELEPPKNSEDGTDGQASLVQKKKLQAQNFPSNYPNLNTNLPQNFPIMAAALGGKLPQQPGDPGFQTIMKGVEVARPVPPGQAMLQALPDVGHNHYQLGNLSKAPAKVPVARDNDKSTESSHPPSMGTAVQQQVMARAKPAVSAASTVMASGGMAYADRMPVVYSSANFPGGPMGLSNMQNPLQWKMQSSQRVAQAGPLGNAILQSPAAVLATSNAGSPAGKVAKLPSTPLNSSQKVMTTGPSVSAQSAQAQSLGKNQQLFFNSEPVHQSGGTALPQKRHAEPNSVAQAVFSGNMNARRAANQHAQPVLTGSGAGSYVVGGGKGAAVLGPLVGGPIAAMAGASYGKSATNLPAKSTEQKPATA; via the exons ATGGAGAGAAATAGGGAGAGTAGAAGAGGAACGGCTGCTGTTTCCGGAAGCTTCTCGTCTTCTCGGCGCAGATCTCGAGGCAACGTGTTTAGGGAGTCTCACG GTGTTTCTGAGGTTGAAGATGGAGGGAACGATCCCGTGGTTAGAGATCGATCCAACGGTAACGATCGATCTAGAAGGAGACGGAGGCTGAGCAGCTCAAACGAGAGCTTCCGTGTTGATCAGGATGACGTTGCAGACGGAAGCTCCGACGAGAGCTTGGATGAAGAGcatgaggaagaagatgagatggTTCCACGCACCGGAGGTTCGTTGCGGCAGGCTAGCAGAGGCAAATCGCAGTGGAAG GGATCGGATGAGGTTATTGGGGTTTCAGTTCCTCGCAAGGCTCGCTCTG CTTCGGCTAAAAGGTTGCAGGATTCATTTCCGGCTGTTCggcagtcttcttcttcttcgcctGCCCGGACTAGTGCCGCATCTGTTTCCCCACCCCCGTCCAATGCTTCAATGAGAGCAGGCAAAAGAATG AAACCTGTAACGATGAAAACAAAGCCCATGAAGACATCAAAA GTCTCAATTTCAGAAAGTGAAGTTGAAGTTGAAGTTGCTCAGGTCTTGTATGGACTCACCAGGCTGCAGTCTCATCCCTCTCCTGCCAAGCCAGAGATCTTTCAAACTTCTTCCCCAAAACTTGATCTGAAGCACAACTCATCAAATGAAGCTTCAGTCTCAGTTGTGTCCAAAGCTTCATCTCCAGTGTCAAGTCCTGTTTCACCCCCATCTTCGCAACCCTTAGTGTTGCCACAACATTCAAGCCCTGTTGCTGCACCAACTCTGATGG CTCCAAAAAGGAAAAAGCCAAAGCCTGTATCGTTAGAAGACAGCAGCGACCCCACTACCTTGATGGCATGTTCTTCCAAGTCCTCTGGAAGCACCAATGCAGGGAACCCTATCAGTTTGGTTGCCGCTTCTCCTGTAATGAAGATGGCAGCAGACAAGGATCCCCAAGGTACAAAAGTGGAGGTTTTATCTGCAGAAGGTGACAAACATGCAGCAGTCAGTAATTCTGATTCTTCCAAACCGGAAACTTCTTTGCCAGTTTCTTCAACCTGTCAGACTTCTATGCCAAGAGATCCTCTCCATCCAGAAGAGAAACCAAGCTCCTTGAATCCTGCTGAGGCAAAAACCGTCGTGTCTCCAGAAGAGAGGGTACCTGTAAGTGTTGTCCCGACAACAGCAGAAGAAAGAATTTTAGATGCCGACTGCAAATTATCCATtgatcaaaatcaacaaatcacCCAAAAGGAGATGAGCTCTTTCAGCCAAGATTTGCCTGTTCCAGATGTTAAGCTTGAGGCACCAAAGATGTGTGTTTCTCCTCATAAAAT TAGATGTTCTTCAGTTTCTGCTGCTACTGAGGGAGTGAAAGGGCCTAGAATTGAAATCGATCTGATG GCACCTCCTGAAAATTTCTGTCCTGATGACTGCATGACCAATGCTGTTGATAGAAGTGCCCCTCTTGCATCAGATTACGGGCAT GCCCCTGTTGTCATGTTACCACATCCGCGGCCAAATCGTTGTGCAACTCATCTTTTCATTGCTCGTCTTATCCATTACCAGCAACAACTAGCAAGACTCAACCCTTTCTggcatgctgctgctgctgctggctcAGCAGCTCTTTATGGAGCCAAGCCCTATAACATGAGTATCTTGCCCCAGTCAGATGTATTACTGTTTGGTGGCTCTTCTATCAGGAATCCAAACACCCTACCCAACAGTAGTCTTGGATGTGGTTCAGCAGGCAGTCTAAATGGCCACAACCTGAAGGAAAAGGCTCCCAACTCTTTTGCAGATGTGCCAAGAAAGCAGCCATTACTTCCTCAATCAGCACAGCAG GGGCCGGCCTTCATTTTTCCCATCTCCCAGTCTAAAGCAGGGGAAACAAAACCGGGCGGCTTAGCAGAAAGTGCAGGTTTATTGTCCGCCTCTGGAGCAGCAGCTGCAGCTGTGGCTGCTGCTGCCGCTTCTGCAAATACCAAGTTTGGCAACATAGCAACACCAACCTCCGATCCTCAGTACCTCACCATGCTTCACAGTAACTATCCTTTTCCTGTCCCACCACCCTACAGGGCCCATATAAACCAGCAACCGCTGCAGCCAGCAGCAGCTCCTTTCTTTGCTGGCTCTTTCTACCCTTCTCAGCTATTGCAGCTCCAGTCACACTCCCTGCCACAAACTCAAAATCCCACCTGTTCAACTGGGTCATTGACCTCTCATAAGCAGCACCTCCGACCACCGCATGGGTTTCCAGCATCAAAGCCTCCAGAGTCTCATGGCACTGAGCTCGAACCTCCCAAGAACAGTGAGGATGGTACTGATGGTCAAGCCTCGCTTGTTCAGAAGAAGAAGCTCCAGGCCCAGAACTTCCCCAGCAACTACCCAAACTTAAACACAAACTTGCCTCAGAATTTTCCGATCATGGCAGCGGCTCTGGGTGGAAAGCTGCCACAACAGCCTGGTGACCCAGGTTTCCAGACGATCATGAAAGGTGTAGAGGTAGCCAGGCCAGTCCCACCAGGACAAGCAATGCTGCAAGCCTTGCCAGATGTTGGGCATAACCATTATCAGCTTGGTAATCTGTCAAAAGCTCCAGCAAAGGTTCCTGTTGCCAGGGACAATGATAAGTCGACTGAGTCTAGCCACCCCCCATCGATGGGAACTGCTGTGCAGCAGCAGGTCATGGCTCGAGCCAAACCAGCTGTTTCTGCTGCCTCAACGGTTATGGCATCAGGGGGGATGGCTTATGCTGACCGGATGCCTGTGGTCTATTCCAGTGCCAATTTTCCAGGAGGGCCGATGGGCTTGTCAAACATGCAGAACCCCCTGCAGTGGAAGATGCAATCTTCTCAGAGAGTGGCTCAAGCAGGCCCTCTTGGAAATGCCATTCTTCAATCACCTGCAGCAGTACTTGCAACCTCCAATGCTGGAAGTCCAGCAGGGAAGGTGGCGAAACTCCCATCCACACCGCTGAATTCAAGCCAGAAAGTGATGACTACTGGGCCGTCTGTTTCAGCTCAGTCAGCTCAGGCTCAGAGCCTGGGTAAGAACCAGCAGCTCTTCTTCAATTCGGAGCCTGTGCACCAGAGTGGTGGCACTGCTTTGCCCCAGAAGCGGCATGCAGAGCCAAATTCCGTAGCACAGGCAGTGTTTTCTGGCAACATGAATGCGAGAAGGGCTGCCAATCAGCATGCACAGCCAGTGCTGACAGGGTCTGGTGCTGGCAGTTATGTTGTGGGTGGTGGGAAGGGTGCTGCTGTCCTTGGTCCTTTGGTTGGTGGCCCTATAGCCGCAATGGCTGGGGCATCCTATGGAAAATCAGCTACAAACTTGCCTGCGAAATCAACTGAACAAAAACCAGCGACAG CTTGA
- the LOC131240098 gene encoding protein TIME FOR COFFEE-like isoform X2, translated as MERNRESRRGTAAVSGSFSSSRRRSRGNVFRESHGVSEVEDGGNDPVVRDRSNGNDRSRRRRRLSSSNESFRVDQDDVADGSSDESLDEEHEEEDEMVPRTGGSLRQASRGKSQWKGSDEVIGVSVPRKARSASAKRLQDSFPAVRQSSSSSPARTSAASVSPPPSNASMRAGKRMKPVTMKTKPMKTSKVSISESEVEVEVAQVLYGLTRLQSHPSPAKPEIFQTSSPKLDLKHNSSNEASVSVVSKASSPVSSPVSPPSSQPLVLPQHSSPVAAPTLMAPKRKKPKPVSLEDSSDPTTLMACSSKSSGSTNAGNPISLVAASPVMKMAADKDPQGTKVEVLSAEGDKHAAVSNSDSSKPETSLPVSSTCQTSMPRDPLHPEEKPSSLNPAEAKTVVSPEERVPVSVVPTTAEERILDADCKLSIDQNQQITQKEMSSFSQDLPVPDVKLEAPKMCVSPHKICSSVSAATEGVKGPRIEIDLMAPPENFCPDDCMTNAVDRSAPLASDYGHRQVIDGTVDKSKGITNIAEKMEVEKASVKQDHSILSEVKIQVKEAVEEVNLEKQSVNERKTESHHDGHNLDRAGNKQQHFQKLTKSTARQAERTAPPIGIIPTAATPTPMMIPGWHGGLPPFGYLGSSPANPSGVPSVRGAIHMEGNAAIPNAPVVMLPHPRPNRCATHLFIARLIHYQQQLARLNPFWHAAAAAGSAALYGAKPYNMSILPQSDVLLFGGSSIRNPNTLPNSSLGCGSAGSLNGHNLKEKAPNSFADVPRKQPLLPQSAQQGPAFIFPISQSKAGETKPGGLAESAGLLSASGAAAAAVAAAAASANTKFGNIATPTSDPQYLTMLHSNYPFPVPPPYRAHINQQPLQPAAAPFFAGSFYPSQLLQLQSHSLPQTQNPTCSTGSLTSHKQHLRPPHGFPASKPPESHGTELEPPKNSEDGTDGQASLVQKKKLQAQNFPSNYPNLNTNLPQNFPIMAAALGGKLPQQPGDPGFQTIMKGVEVARPVPPGQAMLQALPDVGHNHYQLGNLSKAPAKVPVARDNDKSTESSHPPSMGTAVQQQVMARAKPAVSAASTVMASGGMAYADRMPVVYSSANFPGGPMGLSNMQNPLQWKMQSSQRVAQAGPLGNAILQSPAAVLATSNAGSPAGKVAKLPSTPLNSSQKVMTTGPSVSAQSAQAQSLGKNQQLFFNSEPVHQSGGTALPQKRHAEPNSVAQAVFSGNMNARRAANQHAQPVLTGSGAGSYVVGGGKGAAVLGPLVGGPIAAMAGASYGKSATNLPAKSTEQKPATA; from the exons ATGGAGAGAAATAGGGAGAGTAGAAGAGGAACGGCTGCTGTTTCCGGAAGCTTCTCGTCTTCTCGGCGCAGATCTCGAGGCAACGTGTTTAGGGAGTCTCACG GTGTTTCTGAGGTTGAAGATGGAGGGAACGATCCCGTGGTTAGAGATCGATCCAACGGTAACGATCGATCTAGAAGGAGACGGAGGCTGAGCAGCTCAAACGAGAGCTTCCGTGTTGATCAGGATGACGTTGCAGACGGAAGCTCCGACGAGAGCTTGGATGAAGAGcatgaggaagaagatgagatggTTCCACGCACCGGAGGTTCGTTGCGGCAGGCTAGCAGAGGCAAATCGCAGTGGAAG GGATCGGATGAGGTTATTGGGGTTTCAGTTCCTCGCAAGGCTCGCTCTG CTTCGGCTAAAAGGTTGCAGGATTCATTTCCGGCTGTTCggcagtcttcttcttcttcgcctGCCCGGACTAGTGCCGCATCTGTTTCCCCACCCCCGTCCAATGCTTCAATGAGAGCAGGCAAAAGAATG AAACCTGTAACGATGAAAACAAAGCCCATGAAGACATCAAAA GTCTCAATTTCAGAAAGTGAAGTTGAAGTTGAAGTTGCTCAGGTCTTGTATGGACTCACCAGGCTGCAGTCTCATCCCTCTCCTGCCAAGCCAGAGATCTTTCAAACTTCTTCCCCAAAACTTGATCTGAAGCACAACTCATCAAATGAAGCTTCAGTCTCAGTTGTGTCCAAAGCTTCATCTCCAGTGTCAAGTCCTGTTTCACCCCCATCTTCGCAACCCTTAGTGTTGCCACAACATTCAAGCCCTGTTGCTGCACCAACTCTGATGG CTCCAAAAAGGAAAAAGCCAAAGCCTGTATCGTTAGAAGACAGCAGCGACCCCACTACCTTGATGGCATGTTCTTCCAAGTCCTCTGGAAGCACCAATGCAGGGAACCCTATCAGTTTGGTTGCCGCTTCTCCTGTAATGAAGATGGCAGCAGACAAGGATCCCCAAGGTACAAAAGTGGAGGTTTTATCTGCAGAAGGTGACAAACATGCAGCAGTCAGTAATTCTGATTCTTCCAAACCGGAAACTTCTTTGCCAGTTTCTTCAACCTGTCAGACTTCTATGCCAAGAGATCCTCTCCATCCAGAAGAGAAACCAAGCTCCTTGAATCCTGCTGAGGCAAAAACCGTCGTGTCTCCAGAAGAGAGGGTACCTGTAAGTGTTGTCCCGACAACAGCAGAAGAAAGAATTTTAGATGCCGACTGCAAATTATCCATtgatcaaaatcaacaaatcacCCAAAAGGAGATGAGCTCTTTCAGCCAAGATTTGCCTGTTCCAGATGTTAAGCTTGAGGCACCAAAGATGTGTGTTTCTCCTCATAAAAT ATGTTCTTCAGTTTCTGCTGCTACTGAGGGAGTGAAAGGGCCTAGAATTGAAATCGATCTGATG GCACCTCCTGAAAATTTCTGTCCTGATGACTGCATGACCAATGCTGTTGATAGAAGTGCCCCTCTTGCATCAGATTACGGGCAT CGCCAAGTCATTGATGGAACTGTTGATAAGAGCAAAGGAATCACCAATATAGCTGAAAAGATGGAGGTAGAGAAAGCATCAGTGAAGCAGGATCACAGCATTCTGTCCGAGGTGAAAATCCAAGTAAAGGAAGCTGTGGAGGAGGTGAACTTGGAGAAACAGTCAGTCAACGAGAGGAAAACTGAATCACATCATGATGGACACAATTTGGATAGGGCTGGTAACAAGCAACAGCACTTTCAGAAACTTACCAAAAGTACAGCAAGACAGGCAGAGAGAACTG CACCACCCATAGGGATCATACCTACTGCTGCAACCCCGACTCCCATGATGATTCCTGGTTGGCATGGAGGTCTTCCTCCATTTGG GTATCTGGGTTCAAGCCCAGCTAATCCTTCTGGAGTGCCATCTGTTCGAGGAGCTATACATATGGAAGGGAATGCTGCCATCCCAAAT GCCCCTGTTGTCATGTTACCACATCCGCGGCCAAATCGTTGTGCAACTCATCTTTTCATTGCTCGTCTTATCCATTACCAGCAACAACTAGCAAGACTCAACCCTTTCTggcatgctgctgctgctgctggctcAGCAGCTCTTTATGGAGCCAAGCCCTATAACATGAGTATCTTGCCCCAGTCAGATGTATTACTGTTTGGTGGCTCTTCTATCAGGAATCCAAACACCCTACCCAACAGTAGTCTTGGATGTGGTTCAGCAGGCAGTCTAAATGGCCACAACCTGAAGGAAAAGGCTCCCAACTCTTTTGCAGATGTGCCAAGAAAGCAGCCATTACTTCCTCAATCAGCACAGCAG GGGCCGGCCTTCATTTTTCCCATCTCCCAGTCTAAAGCAGGGGAAACAAAACCGGGCGGCTTAGCAGAAAGTGCAGGTTTATTGTCCGCCTCTGGAGCAGCAGCTGCAGCTGTGGCTGCTGCTGCCGCTTCTGCAAATACCAAGTTTGGCAACATAGCAACACCAACCTCCGATCCTCAGTACCTCACCATGCTTCACAGTAACTATCCTTTTCCTGTCCCACCACCCTACAGGGCCCATATAAACCAGCAACCGCTGCAGCCAGCAGCAGCTCCTTTCTTTGCTGGCTCTTTCTACCCTTCTCAGCTATTGCAGCTCCAGTCACACTCCCTGCCACAAACTCAAAATCCCACCTGTTCAACTGGGTCATTGACCTCTCATAAGCAGCACCTCCGACCACCGCATGGGTTTCCAGCATCAAAGCCTCCAGAGTCTCATGGCACTGAGCTCGAACCTCCCAAGAACAGTGAGGATGGTACTGATGGTCAAGCCTCGCTTGTTCAGAAGAAGAAGCTCCAGGCCCAGAACTTCCCCAGCAACTACCCAAACTTAAACACAAACTTGCCTCAGAATTTTCCGATCATGGCAGCGGCTCTGGGTGGAAAGCTGCCACAACAGCCTGGTGACCCAGGTTTCCAGACGATCATGAAAGGTGTAGAGGTAGCCAGGCCAGTCCCACCAGGACAAGCAATGCTGCAAGCCTTGCCAGATGTTGGGCATAACCATTATCAGCTTGGTAATCTGTCAAAAGCTCCAGCAAAGGTTCCTGTTGCCAGGGACAATGATAAGTCGACTGAGTCTAGCCACCCCCCATCGATGGGAACTGCTGTGCAGCAGCAGGTCATGGCTCGAGCCAAACCAGCTGTTTCTGCTGCCTCAACGGTTATGGCATCAGGGGGGATGGCTTATGCTGACCGGATGCCTGTGGTCTATTCCAGTGCCAATTTTCCAGGAGGGCCGATGGGCTTGTCAAACATGCAGAACCCCCTGCAGTGGAAGATGCAATCTTCTCAGAGAGTGGCTCAAGCAGGCCCTCTTGGAAATGCCATTCTTCAATCACCTGCAGCAGTACTTGCAACCTCCAATGCTGGAAGTCCAGCAGGGAAGGTGGCGAAACTCCCATCCACACCGCTGAATTCAAGCCAGAAAGTGATGACTACTGGGCCGTCTGTTTCAGCTCAGTCAGCTCAGGCTCAGAGCCTGGGTAAGAACCAGCAGCTCTTCTTCAATTCGGAGCCTGTGCACCAGAGTGGTGGCACTGCTTTGCCCCAGAAGCGGCATGCAGAGCCAAATTCCGTAGCACAGGCAGTGTTTTCTGGCAACATGAATGCGAGAAGGGCTGCCAATCAGCATGCACAGCCAGTGCTGACAGGGTCTGGTGCTGGCAGTTATGTTGTGGGTGGTGGGAAGGGTGCTGCTGTCCTTGGTCCTTTGGTTGGTGGCCCTATAGCCGCAATGGCTGGGGCATCCTATGGAAAATCAGCTACAAACTTGCCTGCGAAATCAACTGAACAAAAACCAGCGACAG CTTGA